A window of Gadus chalcogrammus isolate NIFS_2021 chromosome 2, NIFS_Gcha_1.0, whole genome shotgun sequence genomic DNA:
ATACTACTGTGACCGGTGTATTGTTTTATGCTTATTTATTCATCTTTGTATCTGTCAGTGTTTCAGCGGTGGAGCTTCAGGCCCACACAGAGCTAGATCCCGATGCAGACGGGATGTTCACCGAAGAGGAGGCCCAGGTGAGACCGCTTCCCACGCGCAGCACCTCGGATGGGTCGACTCCATACCAGTTCATCGTGGAGCCATATTGTTGTTCATTCAAAATGTCATTGAGGGAAGACTTCTTGCGTTTCAGGGGGTGTTGGGAGGAGTGGAAACCGTGGACACTGCAGCGTTTGAAACCATTTGGAGCAGCATCAAAGAAAAATATCTCTCTGAGGTAACAGTCTGGGTATTTGGGCCCTCTGAACATTGGTTCATtgcagtgtgtgttctgtctgcACTAAACGCTGTAAACAGGGGAAAACTGTAACAAATTGGACAAAATGGGCTGTTGATCATTTGTTGCTGTGAAATGTATGATGCTAGTTTGAATATTAATTTTTTAAAGATATCCTGAGTGCTTTGAGGGAGTACATTGAATATCAATTATGAAAGTGCTTTAGTATAACGGATGCCAGAACCTTTTTCCATATCATCTCCAAAATACTAACGACATTGACGTTGTATAAatcaattaaatattttaatcaacGCAAGTGGATTCAAGCCATTAAAGACGGATTTACAGTCTGAGTTGAGCACTGCCAGTTGGACCAGTTTAAACCAACTTTTGCCACAGATGGCCCCGTAGAACACAGTTACCTAATTTTACAGTAAAAACAATTAACCAAATGAGTCATTAAACAGTCTGGAGAATGCGGGCATAATGAGAAACAAAAAGGCCAGACCCCAGGCCCGTGTGAACAGCCTTAGAGACCACAAGGCCAGACCACAGGCCCGTGTGAACAGCCTTAGAGCTCCTGCTATTCCACCTGAAACCTCCCGCTCGCCTCAGCCCCAGACGGACGCCCCCGCGCCTGTGGACCCCCCGACCCCCGAAGAGACGACGGAGCCGGCCTCCGACCACGACTCGGAGCAGTACCCCGACGAGGAGGTCCCCGAGGAGTACGAGGACGAGGACCCAGACGACGAAGATGATGAGGACCAGGACGAAGAAGACGATAAAGTAGGACGCCCCCCACCCCTGAGTTTGCtattttcttctgtttttttaATCCCCTTCCTAAAGTGAAACCCTCTGGATTATATTCTCAGTGGCTGACCTGatctgtgttaatgtttgtttgtttgtctgtttctgCAGATCCCACCCACGGCGCCGCCCACTGAAACCACAGAGGAGGACGAGCAGGCGTTGCCACCGTATGAGGAAGGCACCCAGAGCCTCATCGACGGTGAGTGCTTGATTCAGTGCGTGTCTGTGGTGTATAACGGTGGCTTTTATCATCACACCCCACCATACCCAGAGCTGATTGCCTGAGTAGGTGCTGACGCTGCAATCCAGTGCATTCGGTTTTCCGATAGCTCAGCACTTGTTTGATGGATGGAAGTTTTCGTTCATTGTTTTGAAATACAAGGTTTATTCAtcagcccttttttttttttaaggttgcGCTGTTTTGTAGAACCaatctttttgtttttgctaAGTGCTGGGGTTATAGATGTATGAAAAAGCTGAAGTACATTAGGATATTGCAACTACATTTGTATTGAATAAACAAAACCTGCCTTTGTTTTAATAGGTATACCTTATAGCTATTTTAATGTATAATGGCAGATGGTCTCTTGAAACTGTGTTTCAGAACAGCTAAATGAACTTGACGACTGAAAACAACTTTCCACATTTTAATGAGACTTTTGAAGCTCTAGGATACATAACTTTTAAGAGTGGGTTTAAATGCAcagttgtgtgtgattgtgtgtgtgcgtgtgcgtgcgtgcgtgaataCGTATATGTGCGCATACCTCCAATGTAAATGGCTTTAATGGATGTTTTCTGTGCTGCTGTATCATTAATCAAGTTATTCTGAATCCCAGTTGCCCAGAAAGCCAGGGATGAATTTGATGAGGCGGAAAGAGCTCTTCGTGCAGTGGATGATCAAATCAAGTGAGTCTTCCTGGATGAATATGGATAGACTTGCTTCCCATAAATAATTATCGTCCTGCATTGTATCAACTGAAATCGGCCTACTCCtctgtttttattcatggcaCAATAGCCACTGCATTATTCACATGGAATTGTTTTCAATGGGGATTGGGAGATAAAGGATATTTTGCTGATAAATGACCCTATTCTCACTTGGTTGATTTGTGTTTCCGCAGGGGCCTTGAGAAGGAGATCTCCCTTGATTTCGGACCTAGTTTTGAATTTGCCTACCTCTATGGCCAATGTTACGACCTTACTACGAGCGAGTAAGTTCACACGCTGATACGCATGACATCAGCATATATGGCCAGACAGAGGACACTCagctttctcctccattttatttttaggtACATCTACAGATTATGTCCATTCAACCGAGTATCCCAGAAACCCAAGTTTGGGGGATCTGAAACCAACCTTGGGTAAGTATACTCTGCGGTGCCTTCATCGCATATTGTAatggttgttttttgtgtttagcTTATCACCCTGCCTTTTCCTCTTTAACCATTCAACCATCCTTCTTCAGGTCCTGGGGATCCTGGTCTGGTTCAGAGGATAACGTCTACTCCCAAAAGAAGTATGACCACGGCACTGGGTGCTGGCAGGGCCCCAACAGATCCACCACCGTacgtcccctcctccaccacccccccctacccccgtTTGGCCTCTTCCCACAGTATTCCATTCAGCCCTGGTCATCCGTATTGACAGCACAGGGACACTGTCTTCGGACGTTAATGGTGCCCCTTATCCCTTCCAGGTGAAGCTTACTTGCGGAAAGGAAACGGTGGTGATGTCCGTCTCCGAGCCCAGCCGCTGCGAGTACCTCATGGAGTTCACCACCCCCGCAGTGTGCCAGGAGCCGCCAAGCCTGGACGCAAACCACGGCCACACAGAACTTTAGGCTCACCCGAGCGTAAGTCAAAGCATGCAACATTGTTGAGACATGAGGCCATTATTGGGTCAGATGTCAGAATCAGGGTCAGGATTATTAAGTAGGGAGTGGAAAAATACGAGCAGTGCTTCAATTTGGAAAAGAGTTAGGTGTATATGGAGTTACACGATCTCTACCCATACACTTAAAATCATCCTAGCTGGGGTGGGGCTTTTTCCACGCACCCTCAGAATTGACCTTATTTCGAGGAAAGATCTCTTGTGATGCCAGTCCTCCCCCAGTTGAGACAGAGCAGAGCAGGAAGCGTGAGGTAATGGTAACTTCATTTGAGTCCTTTCACAGGAATGATTTACAATTGAATAATGCTGTTAATGGTTGTCAGATCTAGTTTTcccttttagaaaaaaaaaaagacaaactaGCAAGGCTATTTCTGCTTTAACACATTTGTAGATTGAACTGAATCGTTAAATCGTGTGTTTCACGTTGTTTTGTATGGTAAGGTGATACCGACAATGGATGTTAAGTAAAGATTACCTCACTGTTATGGCTTATAGTTAAGATTGTCATGTAAATATTCACTATTGTTTTAAATTTGTTGCATTAAATGTTTCATATTAGATGCTATTGCTATGAAGGCCTTAAGAAAGCTACAAGAACAGCATGAATGATGACTGTAAGGGTAACTGGTTTATGTTTATGCTGTCCATTTCAGGCGGCTTTTAAAGGGACCACTGGCAGCAACCTCTTCTGCACGAAGCTGAGTAGAGATCCATGTGGGACTTCCTTTCTTTAGTTCAGAGTTTCTAGGTTGTCTACTTTGTTTTACCCCGATATACAACTGTCTAAAAGTAATTGTCAttccattaaaaaataaagtttttaaCATATTCCAAACCAGTTCCTTTTTTTGGAAAAACGATTTTACAAGTATATATTACGGATGACTCTGCATTATGTcttattttaaaattattttctATTCAACACTAAAAAGATGAAGACTTTAAGAGAATGAGTTCTCCTATATCCTATAGTCCTTTGTCATTTCTTACAGCAAAGTCATAGAAAGtgcaaataatatataaatgttaGCCACCTGTAATGATATTGGCAATGGTTGGTGGTTGATGGTTATCAATTATAGTTTTGACAAGGAGATCCACGGAAACAGTCACTCAGATttgtaacttttatttttttctggcaTGTAAAGTACAAATAATTAAACAATTCCATGAAAAAGTCTTCAAGCGTCTTCAGCTGAAATCCCAGTAATAAATATCCTAGACTAAACTGacaggtttattttttttctttcgtaaATTTTGTCATCGTTTGTTTTGGTCATGTTTGGAAGTATGAGATTTTTTGTTCTTCCACTGACGTTGGTGTCAGCAGATCGGTTTTGATCATTTTTGAACCTTTTCGATTTGTTCTACCATTGCAGGAAAATGTAAGAAAACATCACTATGTTACTGTGTCCCCTCTTCTAAATAAATAGACACAAAATACAGTTGGTTGAGAAACAAAGGACCACTCAACCCCTCCCTCACATACCCACCCCAACGCCGGCACTCCCAAAAAACTTTCCTGCTGCTGCCTCATGGTCTGAAATTGGAGCTGTGAGCTCAGCTCCCAGCTTGTATTCCCAATGCATTTAGCCTCATATGAAACACTATCTCTTGTTTCCATTTATTCCATCGATCGCAAAGAGGATCTCGGATCTATGCTGTAGTCTTTGGGGAGAGGCAGCCCTACTTTCACTGTATAAATATAAACCAAACAGCAGAGACAGGAAGGCTTCTTGAGAGGTCATTGAGCGATGGACATTACATATGTTTCTGGCTTCTAACTGGAGTCCTGCAATAGGCTCCAGCCATGCCCTTTGAGTCCGTCCTTATGGCCCTTAAGATAACAATCAGGTTATTTGAGTGATTGGAAAAAACAAGACTgtgattagattaaataatcaaaAGATTTTCATTgaacaagacaaacagaacacAGGCAGTAAAGGCTTAACATCTAGCACACAGCATGTATGTTTATACACTTCAATTAGTTTAATATAGCAGTGCATTCTTTGACTATGGAGAACATGTCCAAATCGTACTTCTaaagcgtttttttttatctagttGTCCCCCTTTTTAAGAAACGAAATGGTGTAACCACAATTTTGGCAAACTTAAAATCTTTTAAACTTGCAAATATAatgaaataaacaataaatatacacaaaacataCTTTATACGaggcaataataataatcataataaataGTTTTTAAGTTAACAATAAGTTAAAACTACAAGCTTAAAGTCGCCCAAATAATACAAGTTTGTTGGCGCTATCTTGAATTTTTTctgtttaaattattttatgttgcaACAAAAGCTACCACAGACTTTTACAAACACAATTAAACACAGTttgattgaaataaaaaaaaatctaactaAGTCTAAAATCTGCATACACTTTAAGAACTGCAACTAATTAAataatggtataaaaaataacaaattgtACCCAACCAAAGCAACCAAACAAAATCTTTGACCAATGTGTCTCCTCTATGGTAACATCAACAACACAAAAATGCTAAtttaacaagtgagtcttgataTGTAAAGTAAATCGATAAATcacagggaaaaaaaaagatatttgaaACTGACACGGGCTAAAACGAATGATATATAAGACAGTATTCCTTTCAAGGTCTTTTATAATTGCTTCGTAAGGTCAGCCAAATATGCAGTTTATATTAGCTTGTCTGGCCTGAGCAACAAATCGGGGCATAGGAAGGGGATTATGGACATTTAAAAATGAATCGATTAGATCAAAGCTTTCATTGCTTGTTAGATGCCCTTAATAATCTGGCTATTTTCTTCTTGTATATTTGATCGTTTTTGCTCTTCTGCAAACCACTTCAGTGTGAcgtttaatttgttttttaaaaaatatatatcatttgTTCTCAGTCAATATAAAAACAAAGCACATTGCACTtactgttccataggaaaggttgttttttttgtcttttttgtttAAATG
This region includes:
- the prkcsh gene encoding glucosidase 2 subunit beta isoform X3, whose product is MASSYLLVMFLGAVTAVEVLRPRGVPLSKRQFYEENRPFTCLDGSGTIAFDRVNDDYCDCKDGSDEPGTAACPNGSFHCTNAGFRPGFIPSSRINDGICDCCDTTDEYNSGATCQNTCRELGRKERESLQMLAEVAKEGFLLKQQLIHEAKRGLDEKQSKVTELQLSKRASEDAVEALRLVKEAAEKPEKEAKDRHLKAWEEQQAVIRAEKDNTKMAEAFLRLDVDADGLVSAVELQAHTELDPDADGMFTEEEAQGVLGGVETVDTAAFETIWSSIKEKYLSEPQTDAPAPVDPPTPEETTEPASDHDSEQYPDEEVPEEYEDEDPDDEDDEDQDEEDDKIPPTAPPTETTEEDEQALPPYEEGTQSLIDVAQKARDEFDEAERALRAVDDQIKGLEKEISLDFGPSFEFAYLYGQCYDLTTSEYIYRLCPFNRVSQKPKFGGSETNLGSWGSWSGSEDNVYSQKKYDHGTGCWQGPNRSTTVKLTCGKETVVMSVSEPSRCEYLMEFTTPAVCQEPPSLDANHGHTEL
- the prkcsh gene encoding glucosidase 2 subunit beta isoform X1 — its product is MRNPVTKQEKSIAMASSYLLVMFLGAVTAVEVLRPRGVPLSKRQFYEENRPFTCLDGSGTIAFDRVNDDYCDCKDGSDEPGTAACPNGSFHCTNAGFRPGFIPSSRINDGICDCCDTTDEYNSGATCQNTCRELGRKERESLQMLAEVAKEGFLLKQQLIHEAKRGLDEKQSKVTELQLSKRASEDAVEALRLVKEAAEKPEKEAKDRHLKAWEEQQAVIRAEKDNTKMAEAFLRLDVDADGLVSAVELQAHTELDPDADGMFTEEEAQGVLGGVETVDTAAFETIWSSIKEKYLSEPQTDAPAPVDPPTPEETTEPASDHDSEQYPDEEVPEEYEDEDPDDEDDEDQDEEDDKIPPTAPPTETTEEDEQALPPYEEGTQSLIDVAQKARDEFDEAERALRAVDDQIKGLEKEISLDFGPSFEFAYLYGQCYDLTTSEYIYRLCPFNRVSQKPKFGGSETNLGSWGSWSGSEDNVYSQKKYDHGTGCWQGPNRSTTVKLTCGKETVVMSVSEPSRCEYLMEFTTPAVCQEPPSLDANHGHTEL
- the prkcsh gene encoding glucosidase 2 subunit beta isoform X2 → MYFRLFNNCKSIAMASSYLLVMFLGAVTAVEVLRPRGVPLSKRQFYEENRPFTCLDGSGTIAFDRVNDDYCDCKDGSDEPGTAACPNGSFHCTNAGFRPGFIPSSRINDGICDCCDTTDEYNSGATCQNTCRELGRKERESLQMLAEVAKEGFLLKQQLIHEAKRGLDEKQSKVTELQLSKRASEDAVEALRLVKEAAEKPEKEAKDRHLKAWEEQQAVIRAEKDNTKMAEAFLRLDVDADGLVSAVELQAHTELDPDADGMFTEEEAQGVLGGVETVDTAAFETIWSSIKEKYLSEPQTDAPAPVDPPTPEETTEPASDHDSEQYPDEEVPEEYEDEDPDDEDDEDQDEEDDKIPPTAPPTETTEEDEQALPPYEEGTQSLIDVAQKARDEFDEAERALRAVDDQIKGLEKEISLDFGPSFEFAYLYGQCYDLTTSEYIYRLCPFNRVSQKPKFGGSETNLGSWGSWSGSEDNVYSQKKYDHGTGCWQGPNRSTTVKLTCGKETVVMSVSEPSRCEYLMEFTTPAVCQEPPSLDANHGHTEL